In Ferribacterium limneticum, a genomic segment contains:
- a CDS encoding sigma-70 family RNA polymerase sigma factor, producing MGLQERENTWANAMRKEREGDRFAYEDFLLELAAYLRRVIRYRLHHAGLNSVEAEDVVQDVLIAVHSRRDQWDHGRPLLPWLNAIARYKIIDTARRLRKEAHGRMDLDDEQWSSLPAFNQRDPEESGIDVERLISELPPGQQSVVRAIGVNGASPSEAATELGMKEGAVRVAFHRALKRLIAAAKGA from the coding sequence GTGGGATTGCAAGAGCGAGAAAACACTTGGGCAAATGCGATGCGCAAGGAGCGAGAGGGTGATCGCTTTGCATACGAGGATTTCCTCCTGGAACTGGCGGCGTATCTGCGGCGAGTCATCAGATATCGGTTGCATCATGCTGGATTAAACTCCGTGGAGGCCGAGGACGTGGTGCAGGACGTACTGATCGCTGTGCACTCAAGACGCGACCAATGGGATCACGGTCGGCCGCTCCTGCCATGGTTGAATGCCATTGCGCGCTACAAGATCATCGATACGGCGCGGCGTCTGCGAAAGGAAGCGCACGGCAGGATGGATCTCGACGATGAGCAATGGTCCTCCCTGCCAGCCTTCAATCAGAGAGACCCGGAAGAGTCCGGCATTGACGTCGAACGCTTGATCTCCGAGCTGCCGCCAGGCCAGCAGTCGGTTGTCCGCGCGATTGGCGTTAATGGGGCGTCACCCAGTGAAGCTGCCACCGAACTCGGGATGAAAGAGGGGGCTGTGAGAGTTGCGTTTCACCGAGCATTAAAGAGATTGATCGCGGCAGCAAAGGGAGCGTAA
- a CDS encoding GntR family transcriptional regulator yields MNSPVEIPPATRQSERLGELIEERIVTGVYPPGTRLDEQELADTFGVSRTPVREALIQLASVGLIEIKPRRGATVPEVGADRVCEMFEVMAELEAMCGRLAARRITPSEQAALQEAHDACEAARDANTPDIYYQLNEVFHQRIYEASHNGFLVEQATALHRRLRPYRRLQLRVRNRMATSFNEHQAIVDSIIKGDSELASAQLRAHVTVQGERFADLVATLRDFKAGV; encoded by the coding sequence ATGAACAGCCCTGTCGAAATACCCCCTGCCACCCGCCAGTCGGAACGCCTCGGCGAACTTATCGAGGAGCGCATTGTCACCGGCGTCTATCCCCCCGGCACGCGGCTCGACGAGCAGGAACTGGCCGATACTTTCGGCGTATCCCGAACGCCGGTGCGCGAAGCACTGATCCAGCTCGCCTCGGTCGGACTGATCGAAATCAAGCCACGACGCGGCGCGACCGTCCCGGAAGTCGGGGCCGACCGGGTCTGCGAAATGTTCGAGGTAATGGCCGAACTGGAAGCCATGTGCGGCCGACTGGCCGCCCGGCGTATCACACCAAGCGAACAAGCGGCCCTGCAGGAGGCACATGACGCCTGCGAAGCGGCGCGCGACGCAAACACCCCGGATATTTACTACCAGCTGAATGAGGTCTTCCACCAGCGCATCTACGAAGCCAGCCACAACGGCTTCCTGGTCGAGCAGGCGACCGCCCTGCACCGCCGGCTGCGCCCCTATCGCCGGCTGCAGTTGCGCGTGCGCAACCGGATGGCGACCTCGTTCAACGAGCACCAGGCCATCGTCGATTCCATCATCAAGGGCGACAGCGAACTCGCCTCGGCGCAGCTACGCGCCCACGTGACCGTTCAGGGCGAACGCTTCGCCGACCTCGTCGCCACCTTGCGCGACTTCAAGGCCGGCGTGTGA
- a CDS encoding alpha/beta hydrolase, giving the protein MKTFFSTIALAFGLMHATFGGTAFAREAVPVEAKNVVLVHGAWADGSSWSDVIPYLGAAGLKVIAVQNPLTSLADDVAATKRALALLDGPTVLVGHSYAGSVISEAGGEPKVTALVYVAARAPDAGEDFLALGSQFPTMPLRAGVEKHNGYLTVSEKAFFNHFADGIPAEKAKTLYSVQQPVAANLFADRTTTAAWKTKPSWYAVAKNDNTISPDFQRFLAGRMKAKTIEVESGHLPLVSHPKDIAALILAAAGKRGL; this is encoded by the coding sequence ATGAAAACATTCTTTTCCACAATTGCGCTGGCCTTCGGGTTGATGCACGCGACCTTTGGCGGTACCGCATTCGCAAGAGAGGCTGTACCTGTCGAGGCCAAGAATGTCGTCCTTGTACATGGAGCCTGGGCCGATGGTTCCAGTTGGTCCGATGTCATCCCCTACCTAGGGGCGGCCGGCTTGAAGGTGATAGCGGTCCAGAATCCCCTTACCTCCCTCGCTGATGACGTTGCCGCGACCAAGCGGGCGCTCGCCCTGCTGGATGGCCCCACGGTCCTCGTAGGACATTCCTACGCGGGAAGTGTCATCAGTGAAGCAGGGGGAGAGCCGAAGGTCACGGCGCTGGTCTACGTCGCGGCTCGCGCACCTGATGCCGGCGAAGATTTTCTGGCGCTTGGCAGTCAATTTCCGACGATGCCCCTCCGCGCTGGCGTCGAAAAACACAATGGCTATTTGACCGTTTCGGAGAAGGCTTTCTTCAACCACTTTGCGGACGGCATACCTGCGGAGAAGGCAAAGACGCTCTATTCCGTGCAACAACCGGTCGCAGCAAATCTGTTTGCTGACAGAACCACAACTGCAGCCTGGAAAACCAAGCCATCCTGGTACGCGGTCGCAAAGAACGACAACACGATCTCGCCTGATTTCCAGCGATTCCTTGCTGGGCGCATGAAGGCCAAGACGATAGAAGTCGAATCCGGACATCTCCCCCTCGTTTCACATCCGAAAGACATTGCGGCGCTTATTCTGGCTGCAGCCGGGAAACGGGGATTGTAA
- a CDS encoding NrsF family protein has protein sequence MMRKRNNEIMRTDELIHRLSNQAGIKAPAAMSFGRTVWVCLTLSIAIAMLVVIGVSGLRPDLPTMLTAWPFQFKVAAMTLLAGGGFILVRAAGTPGMATRPHLALLPGVLFLLGGALFDRSGFPPLGVQQLSAPVCVGVIVAASLPGLTIILAGLRRGIPTRLASAGAISGVLSGSLAALAYTVACVNDGAVFVAIWYVAAISITTAIGAFAGRYALAW, from the coding sequence ATGATGCGTAAGCGTAACAACGAGATTATGCGGACGGATGAGCTTATTCATCGGCTGTCCAATCAGGCCGGCATTAAGGCTCCAGCAGCCATGTCCTTCGGTCGCACCGTGTGGGTATGCCTGACGCTGTCCATTGCCATAGCCATGCTCGTTGTAATCGGCGTATCCGGGTTGCGTCCGGATCTGCCCACGATGCTGACGGCCTGGCCATTCCAGTTCAAGGTTGCGGCAATGACCCTGCTCGCCGGCGGTGGCTTCATTCTCGTCCGTGCCGCCGGAACCCCGGGGATGGCGACAAGGCCCCACCTGGCTTTGCTCCCAGGCGTTCTATTCCTTCTCGGTGGCGCGCTCTTCGATCGCAGCGGCTTCCCACCGCTGGGGGTGCAGCAACTGTCCGCGCCAGTCTGTGTAGGGGTCATCGTCGCCGCCTCCCTACCTGGCCTCACCATCATTCTGGCTGGATTGCGCAGGGGTATTCCGACTCGGCTGGCTTCCGCTGGCGCGATTTCCGGTGTCCTGTCGGGCTCGCTCGCAGCCTTGGCCTATACGGTTGCATGCGTGAACGATGGTGCCGTGTTTGTTGCCATCTGGTACGTCGCCGCAATCTCCATCACGACTGCGATTGGGGCGTTTGCCGGCCGCTACGCGCTGGCCTGGTGA
- the dctP gene encoding TRAP transporter substrate-binding protein DctP, whose translation MFSKTKRQLTLAIAAVALTCALPSAQAQTPRIIKISHQFPAATNEDGDFRDRLVRRFAAEVEKQSKGSLRFEIYPGSSLMKTNSQIGALRKSALDMSLVPLAYGGGEIPQVNITLMPTLVNSYEQGMRWKTAPVGKELDRILADKNIKIITWVWQAGGIASTKKTVVVPDDAKGLKFRGGSKEMDQMLKGAGAAVTGMPSSEIYSAMQSGVLDAALTSSTSLISFRLQEFSKYVTTARNKSFWFMFEPLLISKGLYDSLTPEQQKIISDVGASLEKFGVEEAKKDDMRMAEVFAKAGAKVADMDEKAFMAWRGVAEQTAFKDFAENIKDGRALLDMALSVK comes from the coding sequence ATGTTCAGCAAGACTAAACGCCAGCTTACGCTGGCCATCGCTGCAGTCGCCCTCACCTGTGCTCTGCCCTCGGCCCAAGCTCAGACGCCGCGCATCATCAAGATTTCCCATCAATTCCCTGCCGCAACCAACGAGGACGGCGATTTCCGCGATCGCCTGGTCCGTCGCTTCGCCGCCGAAGTCGAAAAGCAGTCCAAGGGTAGTTTGAGGTTCGAGATTTATCCCGGCAGCTCCTTGATGAAGACCAACAGCCAGATCGGTGCCCTGCGCAAGAGCGCGCTGGACATGAGCCTGGTGCCGCTGGCTTATGGCGGCGGCGAAATTCCGCAGGTCAACATCACGCTGATGCCGACGCTGGTAAACAGCTACGAGCAGGGCATGCGCTGGAAAACCGCCCCGGTCGGCAAGGAGCTTGATCGCATCTTGGCCGACAAGAATATCAAGATCATCACCTGGGTCTGGCAGGCGGGCGGTATCGCCTCGACTAAGAAGACAGTGGTCGTTCCCGACGATGCCAAGGGCCTGAAGTTCCGAGGCGGAAGCAAGGAGATGGACCAGATGCTGAAGGGCGCCGGCGCCGCAGTGACCGGCATGCCTTCCTCGGAAATCTACAGCGCGATGCAGTCCGGCGTGCTCGACGCGGCGCTGACTTCCAGTACCTCGCTGATCAGTTTCCGTCTGCAGGAGTTCAGCAAGTACGTGACGACGGCGCGCAACAAGAGCTTCTGGTTCATGTTCGAGCCGCTGCTGATTTCCAAGGGCCTCTACGACTCGCTGACGCCGGAGCAACAGAAGATCATCAGCGACGTCGGCGCCAGTCTGGAGAAGTTCGGTGTCGAAGAAGCCAAGAAGGATGACATGCGCATGGCCGAGGTGTTCGCCAAGGCGGGTGCCAAGGTGGCCGACATGGACGAGAAAGCCTTCATGGCCTGGCGCGGTGTCGCCGAACAGACGGCTTTCAAGGATTTCGCCGAGAACATCAAGGATGGCCGCGCCCTGCTCGACATGGCGCTGTCGGTCAAGTAA